The Opitutus sp. ER46 genome contains the following window.
AGAAGACCGAGAGCACGACCACTTCGAACCAGAAGTAAGGTCCGCCCAGTCCCTTTTTCCCCGCGCGCTCCCATCCCGGAGCGCGCTTTTTGTTGCCCGCGCTCCAAGCGCCTCCCGCCGGTCACGATCGCCTACGGCGCCGCCTGCGGCCCGCCCGCCCCATCCCCCTCCGCCCGCCCGTCGCCGTCGTCCTGCACCTGCAGCCACGTCCGGAAATCCGCGTTCTGCAGCGCCGTCCCCAACACGAGGATCTCGTCGCCCGCCCGCAACACCTCCTGCGCCGCGGGGTTCAGGATTCGCAACCCGCCGCGCCGCAGGCCCGCGATCTGCACCCCGAAGGTCTGGGCCGGCAGGAGCGCGCCGAGCGCCTGGTCCACCGCCGGACTCCATGCCGGCACCGACATCACCTCGAGGCTGACTTCCTCGAAAACCGAATCGGCTCCACGCGCGCCCGACACGGTCACCAGACACGCCTGCCCCGCCTTCACCTGCTCCGCCGTGCCCAGCAGCAGGACCTTGTCACGCGGATACAGCACCGTGTCCGGCGGTGGCAGCGGGATCATGAACCCCTGCCGCTCCACCCCCACCACGGAGCAGCCGTACTGCGCGCGCAGGTCGAGCTCCGCGATACTCCGCCCCTGGCAGTCCGCGAGGTCCGGCAGGGTGCACTCGAGCATCTGCAGGTTCCAGTCCCCATGCGGCTGCAGCCAGGGCGTCGCCACGGTCGACATGCGCCGCGGGTCCGTGTCGATCGCGTTCAGGATCTCCACCTCCATCTCGCTGTGCCAGTAGATGAGCTTGCGCCGCAGCACGAGAACCGCGACCAGCGCCAGCACGCCGCTGAACAGCAGCAGCCAGCGCGTCGTCACGCCCACCGGCACGATCGAAAAGAGCCACAACCCCATGCCGATCGCCGCGGCGGCCTTCCACGCGGTCTCCACCACCGGCCGCCACTTCCGCCCGTGCGGATGCCCCCGCGTCGACAGCTCCGCGTACAACATCGCCATTGCCGAGAGGTTTCGCCAGATGGCCACCAGCGGCGCGATCGAGAGCGCCACGAGTCCCGTCCAGAAGCCAATCTCCACGTCGTGCGGGAACAGCCAGTCCGGCCCCACCCAGCGCTCGACCAGCTTCAACAGCTCGCCGGAAAACACCACGACGCCCGTGACGAACAGCGCGCCGATGCCCACCTGCGCCACGCGCTTCCGCGAGAGCTGCCACACCAGGTTGCGGCGCCGGCGCTCGCGCAGGCGCTCGAGCCACCCGCGATAGGCCGCCAGCCAGTCGCGCAGCCAGCGCGGCTCCCGCTTGAGCCCGAAATCCACGATCGCCTCCGAGTGCCGCGACAGCACCGGCGCCACCAGCGTCGTGACCAGCGAGATGCCGACCGCCAGCGGGTAGAAGCTCCGCGGCACCAGCGCCGCCGCCACGCCCAGTTGCGCGATGATGAAGGAGAACTCGCCGATCGGCGTCGCCCGCAGCCCCGTCCGCGCCGCGTCCTTCGCCGGCGTGCCGATCAGCGTCAGGCCAAAGCTCACCGCCAGCGCGCGCACCACCACCGCGAACAACCCGAGCCCCACCACCGTCCCGATCTGCGCCCACACTTCGCGGGCATCGATCTGCAGGCCGATCGCCACGAAGAACACCGCGCTGAACACGTCGCGCATCCCCTCGAAAATCCGCTCCACCTGCTGCCGGTGCATCGTCTCCGCGACGATCGTCCCGAGCAGGAACGCCCCCAGCGCGAGCGAGTACCCCGCCCCCTGCGCGATCACCGCCAGCCCAAACAGCAGCGCGGCGATGCCGATCGTCTGCAGCTCCTCGTCCGCCGCGATGCTCATCCGCCGCAACAGCCACGGGACCAGCAGCAGCCCGCCGATGCCGGCCAGCACGACAAACGCCCCCAGCAGCAGTACCGTACTGGCAATCTGGGTACCCGGGCTCCGGTCCAGCCCCACCAGCGAGTTGAGCAGCGTCAGCATCACCACCGCCACCACGTCCTCGATCACCGCCACCCCCATCGCGAGCTGCCCCGACCGCTCGTGCGTCGCCCCTGTCTCCTGCAGGATGCGGCTGATGATCGCCGAGGACGACACCATCAGCATGGCCGCCAGGAACAGCCCCTGCGCCCCGCTCCAGTCCAGCACCCCGCCCAGCACCCGCGAAAAATAGAAGACCACCAGCGCCCCCGCCAACGTCGCCAGCATCAGCGATAATCCCAGCCGGCGCAGCTTTCGGACGCTCAGGCGCAAGCCAATGGAGAACATCAGGAACACCAGGCCGATCTGCGCCAGCGTCTCGATCCGCCCCGGGTCCGACACCAGGGAGATCGGCGGCGTGTACGGCCCCACCACCATGCCCGCCACCAGGTATCCAAGCACCACCGACAACCCCAGTCGCTGGCACACCCAGCCCACCACGCCGCCAACGGCGAGGATGACGGCAAGGTCCTGGATGAAGTGAAAACCGTGCATGCTTGCGGGAGAGGCGCCCGCAGCCTTGGCCCTCCTCCGCCGCGCGCCCAGCGAAAACCTCCGGCCCTCGCCGCCCTCCCGGGATTTTTCCGTGGCCGGCGATGCAACCAATCCCCCTTTCCGCGTTCCAACGGGCCGCGTCCGGCGCCCGCGCGACCCGCGCGCCGCAAACCTCGCCCCCGGGGCATTTTCCCGGCTTTTCCCTCGTTGACACCCTGTGGCGGCGCCGATTCGTTTCCGTCGGCGGCAACGCCGCCACCGCGCTCTCCGCTCAGACCTCAATCATGGCCAATATCCTCGGCTACTTTTCGAACGACATCGGCATCGACCTCGGCACCGCCAACACGCTCGTTTACGTCAAGGACAAGGGCATCGTCCTGCGCGAGCCGTCGGTCGTCGCGCTGGACACCACCACGCGCAAGGTCCGGGCCGTCGGCGATGAGGCGAAACGCATGCTTGGCCGCACCCCCGGCAACATCACCGCCATCCGCCCGATGAAGGACGGCGTGATCGCCGACTTCGATGTCACCGAGGCGATGCTGCGCTACTTCATTCGCAAGGTCTCGAGCAGCTCTTTCCGCGCCCCGCCCCGCGTTGTCATCGCCATCCCCTCGGGCATCACCGAGGTCGAAAAGCGGGCCGTGAAGGAATCCGCCATGCACGCCGGCGCGCGCGACGTCATCACGATTCCCGAGCCCATGGCCGCCGCGATCGGCGTCGGCCTCCCGATCGACGAGCCCGCGGCCAACATGATCGTCGACATCGGTGGTGGCACCACCGAGATCGCGATCATTTCCCTCAACGGCATCGTCTTCTCGAAATCGATCCGCGTCGCCGGCGACGAACTCGACAGCGCGATCATCAACTACATGAAGCGCGCCTATAATCTCCTCATCGGTGAGCGCACCGCGGAAGAGATCAAGATGCGCATCGGCTCCGCCTACCCGCTCGAGGAGGAGCTCACGATGGAGGTCAAGGGCCGCGACTCCGTGGCCGGCCTGCCGAAGACAATCCACATCACGTCCCAGGAGATCCGCGAGGCCCTCGCCGACACCGTGGCCGCGATCGTCGACGCCGTGCGCGTCACGCTCGAACGCTGCCCACCCGAACTCTCCGCCGACCTCGTCGACCGCGGCTTCGTGATGGCTGGCGGCGGCGCGCTGATCCGCGGCATCGACCGCCTCCTCAGCGAGAAGACCGGTCTGCCGGTCACCGTCTCCGATGATCCCCTCTCCGCCGTCGCAAACGGCACGGGCGCGGTGCTCAACGACCTTTCCTGGCTGATGCAGAACGCCTGAGTGCCACGCGGCGCGCCCCCGCGCGAAGCACGAGGTGACCGGCTGCGGGTGCGAGGCGTGCGGAGCGCCCTTGCCTCCCGCCCGCCCGCCGCCGTTGCTTTCCCCCTGTGCCTTTCTTCCGCTTCGTCCAAACCAAGCCCTTCGCCACCTTCGGGGTGATGGTCCTCGTGTGGCTGCTGCTGCCGGTCGGCATCAAGTCGTTCACCCGGGCGAGCTTCTTCGAGCTCACCGCGCCCATCATGGTCGCCGTCTCCTACGCCCGCGATCTCCAGGGCTACTGGTCCCTCCGCCTGCACACGAAGTCCCAGCTCATCGAGGCCGGTCGCGACCTCGCCCGCACCAACGCGACCTACGAGCTCGCGGTCCAGCAGAACTCCGAACTCCAGGCCGAGATTGCCCGCCTCGAGGGCCTCTTCCGCCTCCCCGCCCTCAACCAATACCGCTACGAGCACGCCCGCGTCGCCCGCCGCGAATTCTCCGCCTGGTGGCAGCAGATCGAGATCCGCAAGGGCCGCAACTTCGGCATCCCGGTCGACGCCCCGGTCATCTTCAGCGGTGGCGTCGTCGGCCGCGTCCGCGCCGTCCACGCCACCACCGCCACCGTCGAGCTCATCAGCAGCCCCACGCTGCGCCTCGCCGGCGTCATCGAGGGCGACTCCCGCCCCATCAGCTTCCAGGGCGGCAACAACGCCTCCTTCGCTCCGCCGCGCGGCATCCTCGAGTTCGTGCCGCTCGACATCAACATCACCCCCAAGGCCCCCAAGCGCCTCGTCACCTCCGGCTTGGGCGGCGTCTTCCCGCCCGGCCTCATCATCGGCAAGGTCACCGGCCTCACTCTCGGCAACGACGGCATGTTCCAGTCCGGCATCGTCCAGCTCGACGAACGCCTCGGCGCCCTCACCGAGGTTACCGTCCTCGTCCCGCTCGCCAACCCGTAGCCATGCGCCGGATCCTCGTCCTCTTCGCCTGCGGGCTCGTGCTCTGGACCGTCGTCACCCAGCTCAACCACTCGCTGGCCCCCCTCCACGTCTACCTTTTCGCCGGCGCCCTCTTCGTCACCTTCGCCGCGCTCACCCAGCCGCTCACCTCCGGCCTCCTCGCGTCCCTCGCCAACGGCCTCGTGTTCGACGCCACCACCCCGGTTGCCTTCGGCACCCACTTCATACTGTTCGGGCTGACGCATGTCTTCGTGTACCGCGTCCGCGAACGCGTGCCGCAGCAGGACACGCTCTCGCGCATCGCCATCACCGTCATCGCCAATCTCGCCCTCTTCCTCGTGTTCACGTTCGTCGCCTTCATCCGCACCCCCGGCGCCGCCGCCGCCTGGCCGCGGCTCTTCGTCGACCTCATCGCGTCCCAACTCTTCCTCGTCGCCGCGACGCCCTGGTTCTTCGCCCTGCAGGCCCGCGCCCTCGTCCTCGCCCGCCGCGAACGCCCCACGTTCGCCTGAGCGCATCCGGTCGCCATGGCCTCGTCGGACGTCAACCTCGCCGAGCACTCGGGCAGCCTGCTCGAGTCCCACAAGGGCTATAACCCGCGCATCGTCTTCTTCTACTTCGTCGTCGCCGCGCTCCTGCTCACGCTCGCCGGCGGCCTCGCTTACAAGCAGCTCCTCAAGGCCGACGAATACAGCAACAAGGAGCGCCAGCAGACCCTCCGGCGCGTCGTCATCCCCGGCCCGCGCGGTAACATCTACGATCGCAACGGCAACCTCCTCGTCGGCAACCGACCCGTCTTCTCCGCCGTCCTCCACGTCGACGAACTCCGCCCCCGCCTCCTCGAGCAGCAGCGCAAGATCCGCGCGAATTACCGCAAGCTGAACGACAAGGACATCCCCTCCGCCCGCCAGATCGAGTTCCTCGCCCGCATCTCGCTCACCCAGGAGTACCTCGACAAAGTCATCGCCATCCTCAAACGCGATCCCGAGGGGCCCGACGCGAAGATCGACCCGCAGAAGGTCCAGCGCCACTTCCGCAGCAGCCTCCTCCTCCCCTACACGCTCCTCGATAACCTCTCCAACGAAGACTACGCCAAGCTCCTCGAGGCCCTCCCCGTCAACGGCCCCGTCCAGGTCTACTCCTCGAGTGCCCGCTACTATCCGTTCAACTCCCTCGCCGCCCACACCCTCGGCTATGTCCGTGCCAACGAGGACGCCGACGACTCCGATCTCCCCGGCGAGGACCTGAGCACCTTTGCCATGAAGGGCGCCATCGGGAAGGATGGCCTCGAGAAGCAGTTTGAGGATGTCCTCCAGGGCACCTCCGGCGGTTCCATCTTCCGCGTCGACCAGGCCGGTTTCCGCATCAACCCGCCCCTCGCCCAGCTCGCGCCGAAACGCGGCAAGGACCTCATCACCTCCCTCGATCTCGACCTCCAGCTCACCGCCGAGGAGGCCATCGGCGACGACCGCACCGGCGCCGCCGTCGCCATCGATGTCGCCACTGGCGAGGTCCTCGCCCTCGCCAGCAAGCCCGACTACGACCTCGCGCAGTTCTCGCCGCGCGCCACCAAGGCCTACGTCGACGAGAAGATCACCGCGCGCAACGCTTGGAACAACTACGCCGTCATCGCCGCGCTCCCGCCGGGCTCCACCTTCAAGATTCTCACGTCCATCGCCGCCATGCGCCGCGGCGGCGTCTCACCCGACGAGCCCATCGTCGACTGCCAGGCCTACCTCAAGGTCGGCAACCGACTCTTCCCCTGCTACAACGGCCGCGAGCGCCACGGGCACATCCTCCTGCCCGACGCCGTTGCTCAGAGCTGCGATATCTTCTTCTACAAGGCCGCCGAACTCGCCACCGCCGACGGCGTCGCCGCCGAGGCCCGCCGCTTCGGGCTCGATGATCCCACCGGAATCGAGCTGCCCAACGAGACGAAGCGCATGCTCATCCCCGACGCGGCCTGGAAGAAGAAGCGCTTCGACGAACGCTGGTACCCGGGCGA
Protein-coding sequences here:
- a CDS encoding cation:proton antiporter; this translates as MHGFHFIQDLAVILAVGGVVGWVCQRLGLSVVLGYLVAGMVVGPYTPPISLVSDPGRIETLAQIGLVFLMFSIGLRLSVRKLRRLGLSLMLATLAGALVVFYFSRVLGGVLDWSGAQGLFLAAMLMVSSSAIISRILQETGATHERSGQLAMGVAVIEDVVAVVMLTLLNSLVGLDRSPGTQIASTVLLLGAFVVLAGIGGLLLVPWLLRRMSIAADEELQTIGIAALLFGLAVIAQGAGYSLALGAFLLGTIVAETMHRQQVERIFEGMRDVFSAVFFVAIGLQIDAREVWAQIGTVVGLGLFAVVVRALAVSFGLTLIGTPAKDAARTGLRATPIGEFSFIIAQLGVAAALVPRSFYPLAVGISLVTTLVAPVLSRHSEAIVDFGLKREPRWLRDWLAAYRGWLERLRERRRRNLVWQLSRKRVAQVGIGALFVTGVVVFSGELLKLVERWVGPDWLFPHDVEIGFWTGLVALSIAPLVAIWRNLSAMAMLYAELSTRGHPHGRKWRPVVETAWKAAAAIGMGLWLFSIVPVGVTTRWLLLFSGVLALVAVLVLRRKLIYWHSEMEVEILNAIDTDPRRMSTVATPWLQPHGDWNLQMLECTLPDLADCQGRSIAELDLRAQYGCSVVGVERQGFMIPLPPPDTVLYPRDKVLLLGTAEQVKAGQACLVTVSGARGADSVFEEVSLEVMSVPAWSPAVDQALGALLPAQTFGVQIAGLRRGGLRILNPAAQEVLRAGDEILVLGTALQNADFRTWLQVQDDGDGRAEGDGAGGPQAAP
- a CDS encoding rod shape-determining protein, producing MANILGYFSNDIGIDLGTANTLVYVKDKGIVLREPSVVALDTTTRKVRAVGDEAKRMLGRTPGNITAIRPMKDGVIADFDVTEAMLRYFIRKVSSSSFRAPPRVVIAIPSGITEVEKRAVKESAMHAGARDVITIPEPMAAAIGVGLPIDEPAANMIVDIGGGTTEIAIISLNGIVFSKSIRVAGDELDSAIINYMKRAYNLLIGERTAEEIKMRIGSAYPLEEELTMEVKGRDSVAGLPKTIHITSQEIREALADTVAAIVDAVRVTLERCPPELSADLVDRGFVMAGGGALIRGIDRLLSEKTGLPVTVSDDPLSAVANGTGAVLNDLSWLMQNA
- the mreC gene encoding rod shape-determining protein MreC, translated to MPFFRFVQTKPFATFGVMVLVWLLLPVGIKSFTRASFFELTAPIMVAVSYARDLQGYWSLRLHTKSQLIEAGRDLARTNATYELAVQQNSELQAEIARLEGLFRLPALNQYRYEHARVARREFSAWWQQIEIRKGRNFGIPVDAPVIFSGGVVGRVRAVHATTATVELISSPTLRLAGVIEGDSRPISFQGGNNASFAPPRGILEFVPLDINITPKAPKRLVTSGLGGVFPPGLIIGKVTGLTLGNDGMFQSGIVQLDERLGALTEVTVLVPLANP
- a CDS encoding penicillin-binding transpeptidase domain-containing protein; amino-acid sequence: MASSDVNLAEHSGSLLESHKGYNPRIVFFYFVVAALLLTLAGGLAYKQLLKADEYSNKERQQTLRRVVIPGPRGNIYDRNGNLLVGNRPVFSAVLHVDELRPRLLEQQRKIRANYRKLNDKDIPSARQIEFLARISLTQEYLDKVIAILKRDPEGPDAKIDPQKVQRHFRSSLLLPYTLLDNLSNEDYAKLLEALPVNGPVQVYSSSARYYPFNSLAAHTLGYVRANEDADDSDLPGEDLSTFAMKGAIGKDGLEKQFEDVLQGTSGGSIFRVDQAGFRINPPLAQLAPKRGKDLITSLDLDLQLTAEEAIGDDRTGAAVAIDVATGEVLALASKPDYDLAQFSPRATKAYVDEKITARNAWNNYAVIAALPPGSTFKILTSIAAMRRGGVSPDEPIVDCQAYLKVGNRLFPCYNGRERHGHILLPDAVAQSCDIFFYKAAELATADGVAAEARRFGLDDPTGIELPNETKRMLIPDAAWKKKRFDERWYPGDTANMAIGQGFVLETPLGMACFTASVARGEVLTHPTLLHDPNRPRQRTESIGLTRQQLVALHHGMEGCTITGTGKVITEMNLVPGIRVAGKTGTAQKDVVENGEYKGKMNVAWFICFAPVENPQIAVAVAIEGENLGEEYGGGRNSAPVAGMILRKYFEKKAAKPGPSLSPFHPQVVP